The DNA region TTTTCTATATTAAGTTTTTGCTAGTCGCACTtcaaaaagaagggaaaaagaaaagaaagctataaCGTAAAGGTGATCGTTATTTCATATCAATTAAACATAAAGCTTTGGAGCAACTTTGGTATATGCATTATCGATTCAGTTCAGCACATTGGTTACTGGTAGAATTAATCTGAATTTATAACTCTTTCAATTTTGTTCCTAGTTTTGCATATTCACTAATTAAGAACTACGTGAACTTTGGCTTTCTGCAATTCATGAGGAAACCATCATTCGTcaaatcaataaatatattttataaaacaCACGCCTAAAAGCATCGTTAAGGTAAAACTTACAATGTAAACATAAGTCAAAAAGTAATATAAACCCTTTAATCTCTATGCAAAATGTTAAACAACTACAAACATCACAAAACCAGTTCATCGACATCAGGCAAAGGAAACCTCAAAATTGCAGCAATTCCTGTCAATTGAGCAAGTCTTTGTCCTACATCTTGATTAAATTGGACCACTTTCCCACCAGCTTTCTTCACTGATTTTTCCATTCTCAAGTACTTTTGCCTCATTTTATTGTCCTCATTTCTCAAAATTTCTTTAGTAATTAAAAGGGTCTCAATTGCCATCAACTCATGTGCATATTCCACATCTTTTGTACCATAACATGCCCTTTTAGAATTCGTCGATACCATATTCATAAATTCATCCAAAACCTTTATGTCAATTTCACTCTTCGTATTCttcatcatactcatcacaaccTTATCATGCAAAATTTCCTTCACATTATTTTTATTCACTAAGAGTATACGCGACTTGTTATTCTCTATTGATTTTATCTTCGACCTATGTGCCTCTAATAATAAGTAAACTCGAAATTCATCTTTTATGGACTCACAACTCGCAATAACCACATAAGGAATAACATCCATATCGATATGCTTCCTAAATGAAACGAAAATATTCTCGAAAAAACTCTTAGAACCCGAGTTATTAGTAATTTTATCACCTTGTATTGTTGCACAATGACTTGTTGCACTTTGTCTAATCAAGAAAATCTGAGCCAATCCTTCCTTCATTAAAATAACAGCTAAATCAACCTTTGAACCACCATTTGGATCGGATCCATCTTTTAATATTCCTATTGTTTCTTCATCCCAAAGCTTCTTCATGAGATTGAATTCTTTGTTTTTTCCTAACTCCAACGTGTGAAAAACTCCTGACTTGACATGATCGTTCGACGTTATTGTCTTGCCACGAACACGAATAATGGAACAACTTTTGTCATAATCAAAACTTGTGATTCTGATTTCGAGTTCAAGTTTTACCCTTGATGTGTTTTTTTTGTCTGAACAAGTTTGGATTTTTCTTGTGGTAGGGGCAGAAATTATGTCACCATTGGCAATAAGATTGTACAAAAACCATAAATCATCTGGTTGTTCTGGGATTATGGTGATTGTACCTGGTTGATTGGGAACTAATTTTTGACCTAAAAGCTTCATCGTGTTTAATTTTGTgaatgtttttcttcttcttgtgttTTGTGTTTGTTATTATACGGTTTAAATAGGTGTTAAGTTGACGATTTAATTTCCTTATTACTGTGGGATTGGGGTTGTTCCgtattttccttttttgttcGGTTTATGATTTCTAATAGCACACTTTCCTTCATATTGTGGGATTAAAGTTTACGCTTCCctaaagaaattaagaaaattagGGCTATGacttaaatatgaaattaaagaagaattttaaaattgttataaatagtattttatttatggtgaatgt from Nicotiana tabacum cultivar K326 chromosome 24, ASM71507v2, whole genome shotgun sequence includes:
- the LOC107817259 gene encoding protein PELOTA 1-like codes for the protein MKLLGQKLVPNQPGTITIIPEQPDDLWFLYNLIANGDIISAPTTRKIQTCSDKKNTSRVKLELEIRITSFDYDKSCSIIRVRGKTITSNDHVKSGVFHTLELGKNKEFNLMKKLWDEETIGILKDGSDPNGGSKVDLAVILMKEGLAQIFLIRQSATSHCATIQGDKITNNSGSKSFFENIFVSFRKHIDMDVIPYVVIASCESIKDEFRVYLLLEAHRSKIKSIENNKSRILLVNKNNVKEILHDKVVMSMMKNTKSEIDIKVLDEFMNMVSTNSKRACYGTKDVEYAHELMAIETLLITKEILRNEDNKMRQKYLRMEKSVKKAGGKVVQFNQDVGQRLAQLTGIAAILRFPLPDVDELVL